The Erpetoichthys calabaricus chromosome 5, fErpCal1.3, whole genome shotgun sequence genome has a segment encoding these proteins:
- the ptger4a gene encoding prostaglandin E receptor 4 (subtype EP4) a, which yields MDGSNATSYSHGSNMDPTIPVIMFILGVVGNMIAIVVLCKSKKEQKETTFYTLVCGLAVTDLLGTILVSPVTIATYVKGTWPGGDALCQYGAFILLLFGLAGFSIICAMSIERYMAINHAYFYNHYVDKKLAVLTLIAIYVSNVLFCALPSMGFGTAVKQYPDTWCFVDWRSNVSTHAAFSYMYAGFSSFLILVTVVCNILVCGALVRMHRKFVRRTSLGTDPGRIAEFRRRRSFSRLAGAEIQMVILLIATSAVVLICSIPLVVRLFVNQLYQPPVVKEVIKNPDLQAIRIASVNPILDPWVYILVRKTVVLKLIEKIKCLFCRIGGGRRPSRSDFNCIDSQRSSVLSRESPSIVSRELREVSSTSQTLLYLPENSENLVGSCRSDSGTGDLGSSMDSASFRTLKGSGSSEGQASDVESFSDKNSLTCLSNVSNSSPSFEKDRSLHVTFTDEMLNLPERSI from the exons ATGGACGGCAGTAACGCTACAAGCTACTCTCACGGTTCCAACATGGATCCCACCATCCCGGTGATTATGTTTATTTTGGGGGTGGTTGGCAACATGATCGCCATAGTCGTCCTTTGCAAATCGAAGAAAGAGCAGAAGGAGACCACTTTTTACACGTTGGTGTGCGGGCTGGCAGTTACTGACTTACTGGGCACCATTCTGGTAAGCCCGGTCACCATCGCCACTTACGTGAAAGGCACCTGGCCAGGTGGAGACGCGCTGTGCCAGTACGGCGCGTTCATTCTCCTCCTCTTTGGACTTGCCGGATTCAGCATCATATGCGCCATGTCCATAGAGAGGTACATGGCAATCAATCACGCCTATTTCTACAACCACTATGTCGACAAGAAGCTGGCAGTTTTAACGCTAATAGCGATCTACGTTTCCAATGTGCTGTTCTGCGCTCTACCGAGTATGGGATTCGGAACAGCGGTGAAGCAATACCCGGACACTTGGTGCTTTGTGGACTGGAGGAGTAACGTGAGCACCCACGCCGCCTTCTCTTACATGTACGCAGGCTTCAGCTCTTTTTTAATTCTGGTCACCGTGGTGTGCAACATCCTCGTGTGCGGGGCTCTGGTTAGGATGCATAGGAAGTTTGTGCGCAGGACATCCCTGGGAACGGATCCCGGCAGAATCGCAGAGTTTCGGAGAAGGAGAAGCTTTAGTCGCCTGGCTGGGGCAGAAATCCAGATGGTGATCCTCCTCATCGCGACGTCTGCGGTTGTGCTCATCTGCTCCATACCTTTAGTG GTACGACTCTTTGTGAACCAACTCTACCAGCCCCCAGTGGTCAAAGAGGTGATCAAAAATCCAGATCTTCAGGCCATCCGTATTGCCTCGGTTAATCCGATCTTGGACCCGTGGGTGTACATCCTCGTGAGGAAGACTGTAGTACTAAAACTCATTGAGAAAATCAAATGTCTTTTCTGTCGAATTGGAGGAGGACGACGACCTTCCCGAAGTGACTTTAACTGCATTGACAGCCAGCGGTCTTCTGTGCTGTCCCGGGAATCTCCGTCCATTGTATCCCGGGAGCTCAGGGAGGTCAGCAGCACCTCTCAGACATTATTATACCTTCCAGAGAACAGTGAGAATTTAGTTGGCAGCTGCCGGTCAGACAGTGGGACAGGGGATCTGGGCAGCTCCATGGACAGCGCCTCTTTCAGGACTTTGAAGGGCTCAGGATCTTCAGAAGGTCAGGCCTCAGACGTCGAGTCTTTCAGTGACAAGAACAGTTTGACTTGTCTGTCAAATGTTAGTAACTCTTCCCCATCCTTTGAAAAGGATCGCTCCTTGCATGTGACCTTCACCGATGAAATGTTGAATTTGCCAGAAAGGAGTATATAG